A stretch of Planococcus citri chromosome 5, ihPlaCitr1.1, whole genome shotgun sequence DNA encodes these proteins:
- the LOC135848700 gene encoding uncharacterized protein LOC135848700, with protein sequence MERSWKMSHRCWFSLLSFVFVLTSDFVAYAQNEINLQDHLQPLDVGYNPEYDQLIENDTLCSRNCTKYPQPRICYYKLVAEEYHAMGPACKNCPSVYEDCFNPQCVTADGVERAILVFNRLLPGPSFHVCAGDRIIVGLQNSMPARETSIHWHGELQRSSPWEDGVPFVTQCPIMSNTLFRYDFNASTSGTHFYHSHSPLQVFNGLSGPFVVRTSALVDPASDLYDYDLFSHTIQIGDWMHELIDTRYPGYNKDLSQIALYPDSYLINGIGTYTDPATGLDTDTPIAEFNVVSNNRYRFRIITASSSACALQFAIENHSMLLIAADGMAVEPVMVKSLYLNAADIYDVVITANQPIGSYWIRVQGYGDNCSLAYQKAILRYEGVGNSFPTTFNTPELFDAMPNLPELNNAREPCQNNATNLCLDEVNSLHEAPERLLRDPDQRFIFEAGMYNYTSEELYDTNSYHRHYLPSSGPGVTPLGGMYEDTMNNKSNTFPPVVLLSDPRNPLINQSKCPDVCLKHCDCLNLIKLGYNNVIEMIFIDRVPSFAFIRDHPFHIHGHHWSIMKQGTLDEMVSDPDWFRVNTTNKYPLIRQTVPVPAHGFAIVRFIANNPGFWLLHCHFAAHNDNGMQIVLQVGEPEQFPQVPGDWPKCGNYLPPVH encoded by the exons ATGGAAAGAAGTTGGAAAATGTCCCATCGTTGTTGGTTCTCGTTACTgagtttcgttttcgttttaacCAGTGATTTTGTGGCGTATGCTCAAA ATGAAATCAATTTGCAAGATCATCTGCAACCTTTGGACGTTGGATATAACCCCGAATACGACCAGTTAATCGAAAATGACACACTGTGCTCGCGAAATTGTACGAAATATCCTCAGCCCCGAATTTGCTACTATAAATTGGTAGCCGAAGAGTATCATGCGATGGGACC TGCTTGTAAGAATTGCCCGAGTGTTTATGAAGATTGCTTTAATCCTCAATGTGTTACTGCCGATGGTGTCGAAAGAGCTATATTGGTGTTTAATAGATTACTTCCAGGACCATCATTCCAC GTTTGTGCAGGTGACCGAATCATCGTTGGTTTACAAAATTCTATGCCAGCTCGAGAAACTTCCATTCACTGGCATGGCGAATTGCAAAGGTCATCGCCATGGGAAGATGGCGTTCCTTTCGTTACTCAGTGTCCTATCATGAGCAACACGCTGTTTCGTTATGATTTCAACGCCTCCACTTCTGGAACTCATTTTTACCATTCGCATTCTC ctTTACAAGTATTCAACGGATTGTCCGGTCCATTCGTTGTACGTACCAGTGCATTGGTAGATCCTGCCAGTGATCTTTACGATTACGATTTATTCTCTCATACGATTCAAATTGGCGACTGGATGCACGAGTTGATCGACACGAGGTATCCCGGATATAATAAAGATTTATCGCAAATAGCATTATATCCGGATTCATATCTGATCAATGGGATAGGAACTTATACG gATCCAGCTACCGGACTAGACACTGATACACCTATAGCTGAATTCAACGTGGTATCGAATAATAGATACAGATTTCGTATAATTACCGCTTCATCGTCGGCCTGTGCGCTGCAGTTCGCTATTGAAAATCATTCTATGCTTTTGATCGCCGCAGATGGGATGGCTGTCGAGCCAGTGATGGTCAAATCTCTGTATTTGAACGCAG CGGATATTTACGATGTTGTGATAACTGCGAATCAACCTATCGGGTCTTACTGGATTAGAGTCCAAGGATATGGCGATAACTGTTCGTTGGCTTATCAAAAAGCCATCCTTAGATACGAAGGAGTCGGTAATTCGTTTCCTACCACTTTCAATACACCGGAATTATTTGATGCTATGCCAAATTTACCT GAGTTGAATAATGCCAGAGAACCTTGTCAAAATAATGCTACTAATCTTTGCTTGGATGAAGTGAACTCGCTTCATGAAGCTCCAGAAAGATTATTAAGAGACCCTGATCAACGTTTTATTTTCGAAGCTGGCATGTACAATTACACATCGGAAGAGTTATACGATACCAATTCGTATCACAGACATTAtc tTCCTAGTTCTGGACCTGGAGTGACACCATTGGGTGGAATGTACGAAGACACGATGAATAATAAATCAAATACGTTCCCTCCTGTCGTACTCCTGAGTGATCCTAGAAATCCGTTGATAAATCAAAGCAAATGTCCCGATGTCTGCCTGAAACATTGCGATTGCTTGAACTTGATCAAATTAGGGTACAATAATGTTATCGAGATGATTTTTATCGATC GAGTACCTTCGTTCGCATTTATCAGAGATCATCCGTTCCATATTCACGGACATCATTGGAGTATCATGAAACAAGGTACGTTGGACGAAATGGTATCTGATCCGGATTGGTTCAGAGTCAATACGACGAATAAATATCCTTTAATTAGACAGACTGTGCCAGTACCAGCTCATGGCTTCGCTATAGTCAGATTTATCGCCAATAATCCAG GTTTTTGGCTTTTACATTGTCATTTTGCCGCCCACAATGATAACGGCATGCAGATCGTTTTACAAGTGGGGGAACCCGAACAATTTCCTCAAGTGCCTGGAGATTGGCCCAAATGTGGGAATTATTTACCTCCGGTTCATTAA
- the LOC135848699 gene encoding uncharacterized protein LOC135848699: MNRLWFFSITTAVVFIFTCTFVACRDENKKQLNLEDYLQPLDVGRNPKYDKLINDDDGKLCSRNCTKYPESRICYYQLVAEQYHAMGPACKNCPFFRDDCFSPQCVIADGIERTILVFNRLLPGPEFHICFGDRVIVDLENKMPAREVTIHWHGQLQKKSPWEDGVPYVTQCPIPSNSKFRYDFLADTSGTHFYHSHESLQLFDGLSGPFVVHTSAKTDPVSSLYDYDLFSHTIQIRDWFHEIIDVRYPGYNKNTTYTALQPVSYLINGMGSYSDTASRQHTNTPLAEFVVKRGNKYRFRIITDTSTTCSLQFAIEDHAMLLIAADGYPVKPQVVRSLFLSSVDIYDVVVTADKFPRPYWIRVQGYGPGCSPAVQQAILRYEGTGTSLPLTPNTAELFNAIRGPPQLNNGREPCHFNDDNLCSDEIHSIYPANERLLETPDESYIFSADSYAYSLDELFGEGTYHRFYLPEGGKEVSPLLGGVYEDTINKISNMVPPFPLLFDAENPAINQMKCTKECINIKHCECLYLIKLGLNNVIEMVFIDKLSVPPIIEMNHPFHIHGHHWSVMKVGSQAELLLGEAFKVNTSNKYPLARDSVAIPSAGFVVVRFIADNPGFWLLHCHFTAHNDNGMQFVIQVGEPKDFPELPEDWPKCGDYLPPVY, from the exons atgaatagacTTTGGTTTTTTTCGATAACAACAGCTGTGGTTTTCATATTCACCTGTACTTTTGTGGCTTGTCGtgatgaaaataaaa AGCAACTCAACTTGGAAGATTATTTGCAGCCTTTGGATGTCGGACGTAACCCCAAATACGATAAATTAATCAACGACGACGATGGGAAGCTGTGTTCGAGAAATTGCACAAAATACCCAGAATCTCGTATTTGCTATTACCAATTGGTGGCCGAACAGTACCATGCAATGGGACC aGCCTGCAAAAATTGCCCGTTTTTTCGAGATGATTGCTTCAGTCCTCAATGTGTCATCGCCGATGGTATCGAGAGAACTATTCTTGTGTTTAATAGATTGCTTCCAGGGCCAGAATTCCAC ATCTGTTTCGGAGATCGAGTCATCGTAGACTTGGAGAATAAAATGCCAGCTCGAGAAGTCACCATTCACTGGCACggacaactgcaaaaaaaatctccGTGGGAAGATGGCGTCCCATACGTAACCCAATGTCCAATACCTTCCAATAGCAAATTCCGTTACGATTTCTTAGCTGATACTTCTGGAACTCATTTTTACCATTCTCACGAAT cTTTGCAGTTATTTGACGGATTATCGGGTCCTTTCGTCGTACACACAAGTGCAAAGACTGATCCTGTGAGTAGTCTTTACGATTACGATTTATTCTCTCATACGATCCAGATACGTGATTGGTTCCATGAAATAATCGACGTCAGGTACCCTGGGTACAATAAAAATACGACTTATACAGCCCTCCAACCAGTTTCGTATTTGATTAATGGAATGGGGAGTTATTCG GATACCGCCTCGAGACAACACACAAATACTCCATTGGCTGAATTCGTCGTAAAACGTGGTAACAAATACAGATTTCGAATAATCACCGATACATCGACTACTTGCTCGTTGCAGTTTGCCATCGAAGATCACGCAATGCTTTTGATCGCCGCAGATGGATACCCTGTGAAACCACAAGTGGTCAGGAGTCTTTTCTTGAGCTCAG TTGACATCTACGACGTGGTAGTGACTGCTGATAAATTTCCCAGACCTTATTGGATTCGAGTTCAAGGATACGGTCCAGGATGTTCGCCAGCTGTTCAACAAGCTATCCTCAGATACGAAGGAACTGGTACTTCGTTGCCACTAACTCCGAATACTGCGGAATTATTCAATGCCATTCGAGGTCCACCT CAATTGAACAATGGTAGGGAGCCGTGTCATTTCAATGACGATAATCTCTGTTCCGATGAAATACATTCGATTTATCCGGCTAATGAAAGGTTATTAGAAACACCCGATGAGAGTTACATATTTTCTGCTGACTCTTATGCGTATTCGCTCGATGAATTATTCGGCGAAGGGACGTATCACAGATTTTATC TGCCCGAGGGTGGAAAAGAAGTGAGTCCCTTATTAGGTGGAGTGTACGAAGACACGATtaacaaaatatcaaatatgGTACCTCCATTTCCACTTCTGTTCGATGCTGAAAATCCGGCAATAAATCAGATGAAGTGTACCAAGGAATGTATCAACATCAAGCATTGCGAGTGCCtgtatttaattaaattagGTTTAAACAACGTTATCGAAATGGTTTTCATCGACA AGCTTTCTGTTCCTCCTATAATCGAAATGAATCATCCGTTTCACATTCACGGCCATCATTGGAGCGTTATGAAAGTTGGATCACAGGCTGAGTTATTGCTTGGAGAAGCCTTCAAGGTGAACACGTCGAATAAATATCCTCTAGCAAGAGACTCGGTAGCGATACCATCGGCGGGATTTGTTGTTGTTAGATTCATTGCTGATAATCCAG GTTTTTGGCTCCTTCACTGTCACTTCACCGCTCATAATGATAACGGTATGCAATTCGTTATACAAGTAGGTGAACCCAAAGATTTCCCCGAATTACCCGAGGACTGGCCCAAATGTGGAGATTATTTGCCCCCTGTTTACTGA